A DNA window from Vigna angularis cultivar LongXiaoDou No.4 chromosome 1, ASM1680809v1, whole genome shotgun sequence contains the following coding sequences:
- the LOC108323844 gene encoding uncharacterized protein LOC108323844 — translation MSATVTLTLNLCPSSSIVTASHLSPHCYSFKSIPNPNINAFFSFSLSLSLFHHGRVGTCKKLVPKPSPSRRTWLYGHMNRDPDTNSPSYELEKGLALFGSDEDLATQIPTQVQSVVEGSGSIRVSEFKPVPDVDYLQELLAIQQQGPRAIGFFGTRNMGFMHQELIEILSYAMVITKNHIYTSGASGTNAAVIRGALRAEKPELLTVILPQSLSKQPPESQELLSKVKNVIEKPHNDHLPLIEASRLCNMDIISHVQQVICFAFHDSRLLMETCQEAKNLRKIVTLFYLD, via the exons ATGAGTGCAACAGTGACTCTAACTCTGAACCTATGCCCTAGTTCCTCCATCGTCACCGCCTCTCATCTCTCTCCGCATTGCTATTCCTTCAAGAGCATACCAAACCCTAATATCAATGCCTTCTTCAgcttctccctctctctctctctgtttcATCACGGACGCGTCGGTACCTGCAAGAAGCTCGTACCCAAACCATCTCCCTCAAGGCGGACG TGGCTTTATGGACATATGAATAGAGATCCAGATACAAACAGCCCAAGTTATGAATTGGAGAAGGGGTTGGCCTTATTTGGTTCCGATGAAGATCTAGCAACACAAATTCCAACTCAGGTCCAATCAGTTGTTGAAGGATCTGGGTCAATTCGTGTATCAGAGTTCAAACCTGTTCCTGATGTTGATTATCTGCAG GAGTTATTGGCCATTCAACAACAAGGACCTAGAGCTATTGGCTTTTTTGGAACACGGAACATGGGATTCATGCACCAGGAACTAATTGAGATTCTTAGCTATGCTATGGTTATAACT aaaaatcatatatatacatCTGGAGCATCTGGGACTAATGCTGCTGTTATCCGAGGTGCTTTAAGGGCAGAGAAACCAGAGTTGCTTACAGTTATATTACCACAAAGTTTAAGCAAACAGCCTCCCGAGAGTCAGGAGCTATTGTCCAAA GTGAAAAATGTCATAGAAAAGCCCCACAATGATCATCTACCTCTAATAGAAGCCAGCAG GTTATGCAATATGGATATCATTTCACACGTGCAGCAAGTGATTTGTTTTGCTTTCCATGATAGTAGGTTGCTCATGGAAACTTGTCAAGAAGCAAAAAATTTGCGGAAGATTGTGACGCTTTTCTACCTCGATTGA
- the LOC128197354 gene encoding uncharacterized protein LOC128197354 has translation MAQATKEPCKKEACDIQACLSKNNFLPQKCLKVIELLDSCCAKCNYNSTHCASLSGLLKQKPKG, from the exons ATGGCGCAGGCAACCAAGGAACCTTGCAAGAAAGAGGCCTGTGACATTCAAGCTTGCCTCTCCAAGAACAACTTTCTTCCACAAAA GTGCCTTAAAGTCATTGAGCTGCTGGATTCCTGCTGTGCCAAATGCAATTATAATTCAACTCACTGTGCTTCCCTCTCCGGACTTTTGAAGCAAAAGCCTAAGGGATAA